Proteins encoded in a region of the Bacteroidota bacterium genome:
- the surE gene encoding 5'/3'-nucleotidase SurE — MANEKPLILITNDDGITAPGIRNLISVMNELGDVWVVAPDKGQSGMGHAITVNSTLHVDEINIDDGPQKEFSCSGTPADCVKLAISELLPKKPDLCVSGINHGSNSAINVIYSGTMSAAIEAGMEGIPAIGFSLLDYSLGANFEHSKPFVKRIAENTLNNGVPQGVILNVNIPNLTLEEIKGVKVCRQAKATWEEEFDRRIDPRGRTYFWLTGKFVNLDKGEDTDEWALENGYISIVPVQYDLTAHFAIQRLNAWNNEG, encoded by the coding sequence ATGGCGAATGAAAAGCCTTTGATACTAATTACGAATGATGACGGTATTACCGCACCCGGTATTAGGAATCTGATTTCGGTAATGAATGAATTAGGAGATGTTTGGGTAGTAGCACCCGACAAAGGACAATCAGGAATGGGACATGCCATAACTGTAAATTCTACTTTACATGTCGACGAAATTAATATTGATGATGGTCCACAGAAAGAATTTAGCTGCAGTGGTACTCCTGCCGATTGTGTAAAACTGGCTATAAGTGAGTTGCTGCCAAAAAAACCGGATTTATGTGTTTCCGGGATAAATCACGGTTCAAATTCGGCCATTAATGTAATATATTCAGGTACTATGTCGGCGGCGATAGAAGCAGGTATGGAAGGTATACCGGCTATAGGCTTTTCACTTTTAGATTATTCTCTGGGAGCAAATTTTGAGCACAGTAAACCTTTTGTAAAGAGAATAGCTGAGAATACGTTGAATAATGGAGTTCCGCAGGGAGTTATTTTGAATGTAAATATTCCTAATCTGACATTAGAAGAAATTAAAGGGGTAAAAGTATGTCGACAGGCAAAAGCTACCTGGGAAGAGGAGTTTGATCGCAGAATTGATCCCAGAGGCAGAACCTACTTCTGGCTTACCGGAAAATTTGTGAATCTTGATAAAGGAGAAGATACTGATGAATGGGCTCTTGAAAATGGATATATTTCCATAGTGCCGGTACAGTACGATTTAACAGCACATTTTGCTATTCAACGACTTAATGCATGGAATAATGAAGGATAA
- the lpxB gene encoding lipid-A-disaccharide synthase, with translation MKYYIIAGEASGDLHGANLMKALKEEDNQSEFRFWGGDLMAANGGELIKHYRDLAFMGFAEVLMNIRTILGNISFCKKDILEYKPDAIILIDYPGFNLRIAKFAKRNGIKVFYYISPQIWAWKEARITEIKNNVDKMFVILPFEKDFYKKHDYEVDFVGHPLIDAIDSRKAIEDRKFKEEYNIDNRPVIAILPGSRKQEITKSLPIMLSVKDNFKDYQFVIAGAPSQEYSFYEKFIKDDQVKFISNRTYDLLQVSEAALVTSGTATLEAALFKVPEIVCYKANFISYHIGKKLVKIDYISLVNLIMGSEVVTELIQEDFNSNRLSLELKNILEGEGRKKMLDNFDKLISILGGAGASKNTARLMYKYLHEIPKRN, from the coding sequence ATGAAATATTATATAATAGCAGGAGAAGCTTCCGGCGATTTGCATGGAGCCAATTTGATGAAGGCTTTAAAGGAGGAGGATAATCAGTCCGAATTTAGGTTTTGGGGAGGAGATTTAATGGCTGCCAACGGTGGAGAATTAATAAAACATTATCGCGACCTTGCTTTTATGGGATTTGCGGAGGTGCTGATGAATATAAGAACCATTTTGGGTAATATTTCATTCTGTAAAAAAGATATTCTCGAATACAAACCCGATGCAATAATTTTGATTGATTATCCAGGGTTTAATTTACGGATTGCAAAATTTGCAAAGCGTAATGGAATAAAGGTTTTTTATTATATATCGCCTCAAATATGGGCTTGGAAAGAAGCAAGGATAACCGAAATAAAGAATAATGTTGATAAGATGTTTGTGATTCTTCCTTTCGAAAAAGACTTCTATAAAAAACATGATTATGAGGTAGATTTCGTCGGGCATCCGTTGATTGATGCAATAGATTCAAGAAAAGCAATTGAAGACAGAAAATTCAAGGAAGAATATAATATTGATAACAGACCGGTTATTGCTATTTTGCCGGGAAGCAGAAAGCAGGAGATAACTAAGTCGTTGCCAATAATGCTAAGTGTTAAGGATAATTTCAAAGATTATCAGTTTGTAATTGCCGGGGCACCATCGCAGGAATATTCGTTTTATGAGAAGTTTATTAAAGATGATCAGGTTAAGTTTATAAGCAACCGCACATACGATCTGTTGCAGGTGTCAGAAGCAGCGCTAGTTACATCGGGAACAGCTACGCTGGAAGCAGCATTGTTTAAGGTGCCTGAAATTGTCTGTTATAAGGCTAATTTTATTTCATATCATATCGGTAAAAAGTTGGTTAAAATCGACTATATTTCGCTTGTAAATCTGATTATGGGTTCTGAAGTTGTTACGGAGTTGATACAGGAAGATTTTAATTCAAATCGTCTTTCTCTGGAATTGAAAAATATATTGGAAGGAGAAGGAAGAAAGAAAATGCTTGACAACTTTGATAAACTAATTTCAATCCTCGGGGGAGCCGGAGCATCGAAAAATACAGCCCGGTTGATGTATAAGTATTTGCACGAAATACCTAAAAGGAATTAG
- a CDS encoding SpoIID/LytB domain-containing protein: protein MNRFLISIFFLLFTITYSNADIVENIKVRLFSTYNGNKAIISVAKGDYFLLANDVKGKLIDTIAKVSSLDKESNTVYFSLKSGKISLLHDNRNLGSFDKVYFVAVQDTSSFVIRYESQKERFYEGSLLMSPKNNNLEIVNKVGLDSYVAGVVESEVGSKGNLEFYKAQAIIARTYAIKNLNKFISNGYNLTDDVRSQVYFSKSYYVENNLILKAVEETKSKVIVDFNNRLILPVFHANSGGQTSNAKEVWVTDLPYLKSKRDPYSTTSPGDSTFWEVEIPKDRFLLYFNKRAPEFKNNSKYYNAILSFKQEQRKSHLSYRNVKIPLKEIRSQFKLRSTFFDISDRGDKVLISGKGYGHGVGLSQIGAIHMAERGYTYDQIIKFYYHNVKVVDYKEVI from the coding sequence GTGAATAGATTTTTGATATCAATATTTTTTCTATTATTCACTATAACTTATTCTAATGCTGATATTGTAGAGAATATTAAGGTGAGGTTGTTTTCTACCTACAATGGTAATAAAGCAATTATAAGCGTAGCTAAAGGAGATTATTTTCTTTTGGCAAACGATGTTAAAGGAAAATTGATCGATACAATTGCAAAAGTAAGTTCATTAGATAAAGAAAGTAATACAGTATATTTTAGCTTGAAGTCAGGAAAAATATCATTGCTACATGATAATAGGAATTTAGGTAGTTTCGATAAGGTTTATTTCGTTGCCGTACAAGACACAAGTTCATTTGTTATCAGATATGAATCTCAAAAAGAACGGTTTTACGAAGGATCATTATTAATGAGTCCAAAGAATAACAATCTGGAGATAGTAAATAAAGTGGGACTGGATAGTTATGTGGCAGGGGTTGTAGAATCGGAAGTTGGCAGTAAAGGGAATCTTGAATTTTACAAGGCGCAAGCAATTATAGCAAGAACCTATGCCATTAAAAACTTAAATAAATTTATAAGTAATGGCTATAACCTAACCGATGATGTGAGGAGTCAGGTGTATTTTTCGAAAAGCTATTATGTTGAGAATAATTTAATATTGAAGGCCGTAGAAGAAACTAAAAGCAAGGTTATTGTAGATTTTAACAACAGACTTATTCTTCCTGTTTTTCATGCTAATAGCGGAGGTCAGACTTCTAACGCCAAAGAAGTATGGGTTACAGATTTGCCCTATCTGAAATCAAAAAGAGATCCGTATAGTACTACATCTCCTGGGGATAGCACTTTTTGGGAAGTTGAAATTCCAAAAGACAGGTTTCTTCTTTATTTCAATAAACGGGCTCCTGAATTTAAGAATAACAGCAAGTATTATAATGCTATACTTAGCTTTAAACAGGAGCAGAGAAAGTCTCATTTATCATATAGAAATGTAAAAATACCGCTAAAAGAAATCAGGTCACAGTTTAAACTGCGATCTACATTTTTCGATATTTCTGATAGGGGAGATAAAGTGTTAATTTCCGGAAAAGGTTATGGACATGGTGTAGGTTTATCGCAGATTGGCGCCATACATATGGCGGAAAGAGGCTATACTTACGATCAAATAATAAAGTTTTATTACCATAATGTAAAAGTGGTTGATTATAAAGAGGTTATATAA
- a CDS encoding DUF6427 family protein has protein sequence MLTKVFNNTHPITILLLFLFLVLVSASSFYGYFNIESFHNEFLVQNHYPNLGDVIPVVLSLFFVVSLGVLVNYIVHENSITGDNSFALLFFVLLISSFPGIVIFNPILASTFFVVLALKNLLSLHVHKKMTIKLFNAGFLIGIAAVIYPYSILYGILIYLGIIIYGADNWRQWFLPIVGILIPFYLLFTGYFWFDNLGEYWDRFFIHSFRYRENDFYGSKNVMIVLGIYLLITIFAIFDYSSNMRLHKLDTRKSYAMTYLGLFIGVIIAMFGTITNGQELIILFLPISAIWAKFIQHKKKPIWRNVFMGLIIIIIIVSYITSFNIT, from the coding sequence ATGCTTACAAAAGTTTTTAATAATACACATCCTATAACAATTTTATTATTGTTTTTGTTTCTGGTATTGGTTTCCGCGAGTAGTTTTTATGGCTACTTTAATATAGAAAGTTTTCACAATGAATTTTTGGTTCAAAATCACTACCCAAACCTTGGGGATGTAATACCTGTTGTTCTTTCGCTTTTCTTTGTAGTTTCGTTGGGGGTGCTTGTAAATTACATAGTTCATGAGAATTCCATTACCGGTGACAACTCATTTGCTTTGTTGTTTTTTGTGTTGCTGATATCTTCTTTTCCCGGTATAGTAATTTTTAATCCAATATTAGCATCTACATTTTTTGTGGTGCTTGCTCTTAAGAACTTGCTTAGCCTCCACGTACATAAAAAAATGACGATAAAATTGTTTAATGCAGGTTTTCTTATCGGTATAGCTGCGGTTATTTATCCTTATTCTATTTTATATGGTATTTTGATATATTTGGGAATAATAATTTATGGAGCCGATAATTGGCGTCAGTGGTTTTTGCCTATTGTTGGAATACTTATTCCTTTTTATCTTTTGTTTACCGGGTATTTTTGGTTCGATAATTTGGGAGAATATTGGGATAGGTTTTTTATTCATTCTTTTCGCTATAGAGAAAATGATTTTTATGGTTCAAAGAACGTAATGATAGTTCTGGGAATTTATTTGTTGATTACAATCTTCGCAATTTTTGATTATAGCAGTAATATGCGGCTTCACAAACTCGATACGCGTAAAAGTTATGCTATGACATACCTGGGGCTTTTTATCGGTGTAATTATCGCAATGTTTGGCACTATCACAAATGGTCAGGAGCTGATAATCCTTTTTCTTCCAATATCCGCAATTTGGGCGAAGTTTATTCAACACAAGAAAAAACCCATATGGAGAAATGTTTTTATGGGGTTGATTATAATAATAATAATTGTCAGCTATATTACATCTTTTAATATTACATAA
- a CDS encoding GNAT family protein, giving the protein MIGDKIKLRALEPDDLSFLYMVENDVDNWKISETKIPFSKYLLHQYLENIDRDITKTGQLRLVIENIKNGETVGLIDLFDFDPIHKRSGIGIIINDKHQSLGYGKEALDLLVVYCKKTLNLHQLYCDIQCNNKASISFFESNNFKKTGVKKDWWLSDKKLSDVYFYQRIL; this is encoded by the coding sequence ATGATTGGAGACAAAATAAAATTAAGGGCTCTAGAGCCGGATGACCTCAGCTTTCTTTACATGGTAGAAAATGATGTTGATAACTGGAAAATTTCAGAAACAAAAATTCCATTCTCCAAATATCTGTTGCATCAGTATTTGGAAAATATCGACCGGGATATTACTAAAACAGGACAACTAAGGTTGGTGATCGAAAATATAAAAAACGGAGAAACAGTAGGACTAATTGATTTATTTGACTTTGATCCAATCCATAAACGAAGTGGGATTGGTATAATTATAAATGATAAACACCAGAGTCTTGGTTATGGAAAAGAAGCTCTTGACCTCTTAGTTGTATACTGTAAGAAAACGCTAAACCTACATCAATTATACTGCGATATTCAATGTAATAACAAAGCTAGTATCAGTTTTTTTGAGAGCAATAACTTTAAAAAAACAGGTGTCAAAAAAGATTGGTGGCTAAGTGACAAAAAACTCAGTGATGTATATTTTTATCAGAGAATTTTATAG
- a CDS encoding endonuclease/exonuclease/phosphatase family protein: MKKLGFFGKMFYFVNIVFGLLLIASYFVPLIYPGTIPFIATLSLLMPVLMIINIVFVLLWIMNLNIRFIFSLVILILGINHIDNFFRWSNSQFVGSEDLKVMTFNVRMFNVFNWIKEPGIENEIYDLVKNESPDIVAFQEYHQMKNFDIGDYEYTHFYYPGTEKYWGQAIFSKYKIISNGNVKFPSTSNSAVYIDIDVNGDYVRVYSIHLETLSLDKSDLALDKAFDISDSKNNIGNNVRSIASKIDKGFGRHGEQADLLREHINSSPYPVIVMGDFNSSAFSYEYREIRGDLVDAFEVGGQGFGKTFDFKYFPLRIDFVFGDPNFRVVGFKTLNNKALSDHYPVMASYNIR; the protein is encoded by the coding sequence ATGAAAAAGCTTGGCTTCTTTGGCAAAATGTTTTACTTCGTTAACATCGTATTTGGGCTTTTACTCATTGCGAGTTACTTTGTTCCCCTAATTTACCCGGGAACAATTCCATTTATAGCTACACTAAGTTTACTTATGCCAGTGTTGATGATAATCAATATAGTATTTGTTCTGTTGTGGATTATGAATTTGAACATCCGATTCATATTTTCATTAGTGATACTTATTTTAGGTATTAACCATATTGATAATTTCTTCAGATGGTCTAACAGCCAATTTGTAGGAAGTGAAGATCTGAAAGTAATGACCTTCAATGTTAGAATGTTCAATGTTTTCAATTGGATTAAAGAGCCGGGTATAGAAAACGAAATATATGATTTAGTAAAAAATGAAAGTCCCGATATTGTCGCTTTTCAGGAATACCATCAGATGAAAAATTTCGACATTGGAGATTATGAATACACCCACTTTTATTACCCGGGAACGGAAAAATACTGGGGTCAGGCTATATTCTCAAAATATAAAATTATTAGTAATGGAAACGTAAAGTTTCCTTCCACTTCAAATAGTGCTGTTTATATTGATATTGATGTGAATGGTGACTATGTTAGAGTTTACAGTATTCACCTTGAAACCTTAAGCTTAGACAAGAGTGATTTGGCTCTTGATAAAGCCTTCGACATTTCGGACTCAAAAAATAATATTGGAAACAATGTGAGATCAATTGCCTCTAAGATAGATAAAGGGTTCGGACGACATGGTGAACAAGCCGATTTATTACGCGAACATATAAACAGTTCCCCATATCCGGTAATTGTAATGGGTGATTTTAATTCAAGTGCATTCTCTTATGAATACAGGGAGATAAGAGGTGATTTAGTTGATGCATTCGAAGTTGGAGGACAAGGATTTGGAAAAACATTCGATTTTAAATATTTCCCACTGAGAATTGATTTTGTATTTGGCGATCCAAACTTTAGAGTAGTAGGATTTAAGACCTTAAATAATAAAGCTCTCTCTGACCACTACCCGGTGATGGCTTCATATAACATTAGATAA
- a CDS encoding rhomboid family intramembrane serine protease: MNEVLKRLKYEFSKGTSLIKLIYLNVGVFILMLILNFFLRLFNTDQTFLWSWFALHADGVDFITKPWTILTYSIFHSGFGHIFFNMVLLYLSGQIFLQYLSQKQLLSLYILGIIVGGLFFVVAINIFPLFDNPVSYYRIIGASAGVMAVLIAIATYVPNYSIRLFLIGRVKLWHLAAFFIFLDFLNFQGDGNEGGHLSHIGGALIGFIYGKQLQHNKDIGRWINNIIDRFNNIFNKKKNPFQKVYKNQTPRNDYDYNLSKREEEEKIDDILGKISKSGYESLSADEKEFLFKAGKK; encoded by the coding sequence ATGAATGAAGTTTTAAAAAGACTGAAATATGAGTTTTCGAAAGGAACATCGCTTATAAAGCTAATATACCTGAATGTTGGTGTATTTATTTTGATGTTAATTCTAAACTTTTTTCTACGTTTATTTAATACCGATCAAACCTTCTTATGGTCGTGGTTTGCATTACATGCTGATGGTGTAGATTTTATCACAAAGCCATGGACAATACTAACATACAGTATTTTTCATAGCGGATTTGGTCATATCTTTTTTAATATGGTTTTGCTCTACCTCTCAGGGCAGATTTTTCTCCAATACTTAAGTCAGAAACAATTATTGAGTTTATACATTTTAGGTATTATTGTAGGTGGTCTGTTTTTTGTTGTTGCAATAAACATATTCCCTTTATTTGACAATCCGGTTTCATATTACAGAATTATAGGTGCATCAGCCGGAGTAATGGCCGTACTTATTGCAATAGCAACCTATGTGCCAAACTATTCAATACGACTGTTCCTGATTGGACGCGTAAAACTTTGGCATCTTGCAGCTTTCTTCATATTTCTTGACTTCTTAAATTTTCAGGGTGATGGGAATGAGGGAGGTCATCTGTCGCATATTGGGGGTGCTCTCATAGGGTTTATTTACGGGAAACAACTTCAGCACAATAAAGATATAGGCCGATGGATAAATAATATTATTGACCGATTCAATAATATATTCAACAAAAAAAAGAACCCATTTCAAAAAGTCTATAAAAACCAAACACCCCGAAATGATTACGATTACAATTTAAGTAAAAGAGAAGAAGAAGAAAAGATCGATGATATTCTTGGTAAAATATCAAAATCTGGCTACGAAAGTTTAAGTGCCGATGAAAAAGAATTTCTGTTTAAGGCAGGAAAGAAATAA
- a CDS encoding rhomboid family intramembrane serine protease → MSYNFQPTTFKRLPDVIKNLIIINGLFFLGTIVLRNFGIDLIKAFGLFLPGSTNFAPHQFITHMFMHSISNPGHIFMNMFMLWMFGNMLENIWGAKRFLVFYMVTGLGAGLLYTAVHYTEAMMLQNQLMEAGMSQSDLMNLVTTMRYNPAVLSSVTEDVLRDYWLAFNTPVIGASGAVYGVLMAFGMIFPNMMIYIYFLFPIKAKWLVIILGAVEFFQGFNSSGSNVAHFAHLGGMLFGYLLIKYWQKKGMGNPMY, encoded by the coding sequence ATGTCATACAACTTTCAGCCTACAACATTTAAAAGATTACCTGATGTAATTAAGAATCTGATTATCATAAATGGTCTGTTCTTTTTAGGAACAATTGTACTGCGCAATTTTGGTATTGATCTGATAAAAGCTTTTGGACTGTTCTTACCGGGAAGTACAAACTTTGCCCCTCATCAGTTTATTACTCATATGTTTATGCACAGTATCTCGAATCCGGGACACATATTTATGAATATGTTTATGCTTTGGATGTTTGGTAATATGCTCGAAAATATTTGGGGTGCAAAGAGATTTCTGGTATTTTATATGGTTACCGGACTGGGAGCCGGATTACTCTACACGGCTGTGCATTATACAGAAGCAATGATGTTACAGAACCAGCTTATGGAGGCAGGTATGAGTCAATCCGATTTAATGAATCTGGTTACAACCATGAGATATAATCCTGCAGTCTTAAGTTCCGTAACAGAAGATGTTTTACGTGATTACTGGCTTGCTTTCAACACTCCTGTCATTGGAGCCTCGGGGGCGGTTTATGGAGTATTAATGGCCTTTGGAATGATTTTCCCGAATATGATGATATATATATACTTCTTATTCCCTATCAAGGCTAAGTGGTTAGTAATAATTTTAGGTGCTGTTGAATTTTTCCAGGGTTTCAACTCCAGTGGAAGTAATGTAGCACACTTTGCTCATTTGGGAGGAATGCTATTTGGATACCTGTTGATTAAATACTGGCAAAAAAAGGGAATGGGAAATCCGATGTATTAA
- the mutL gene encoding DNA mismatch repair endonuclease MutL, which produces MADIIKLLPDSVANQIAAGEVVQRPASAVKELLENSIDAGATELKLIIKDSGKTLIQVIDNGKGMSATDARMSFERHATSKISSAEDLFNLSTKGFRGEALASIAAISQVELKTRKEGDDLATCIKIEGSKVKSQDVCSSPEGTNISVKNLFFNIPARRNFLKSEKAETKHIVDEFLRISLAHPDIKFSLTHNGNTVYSLEAAKLKKRIDSIFGSKTNDKFFPIEEDTEIVSLRGYVGKPEFSKRRRGEQYFFVNNRFIKSTYLNHAVSAAFESLLPPDSYPSYFIYLDIDPKSIDINIHPTKTEIKFEDERSIYAILRSTIKHSLGQYNISPSLDFSVDGNLDEELMRPSDNFSQPSIDVNPEYNPFKEDNSYSGQKNYGGGSASFKKADTSGWDALYSGLENLSPDDSFIVSPTNSIDTSNITWDEETEQSGLENDDSSFEQKSDIHFQLHKKYILSHVRSGMLTIDQNNAHERILYDQFYNNITHDNFASQQLLFPIDIEMNEAQWALLQQVLPDLEKIGFTFTGFSTNIVTIIGIPAEFSENDSKNMIEKVLNDLEFAETDVIENKLHLLALSFAKTKAVKYGVALQQNQMSDIVNKLFACENPNYSPSGKMITSIISLEDIEKRFI; this is translated from the coding sequence ATGGCAGATATAATAAAACTGTTACCCGATAGTGTGGCTAACCAAATTGCGGCCGGTGAGGTAGTTCAACGACCTGCTTCGGCTGTAAAAGAACTACTTGAAAATTCAATAGATGCCGGCGCCACTGAATTAAAGCTAATAATTAAAGATTCAGGGAAAACTCTAATCCAGGTTATAGATAATGGCAAAGGTATGAGTGCCACAGACGCCCGAATGAGTTTTGAACGACATGCAACTTCAAAAATTTCATCGGCCGAAGATCTTTTTAACCTCAGTACAAAAGGTTTCAGAGGAGAAGCGTTGGCTTCGATTGCTGCTATTAGTCAGGTAGAATTAAAAACAAGAAAAGAGGGTGATGATTTAGCAACATGTATAAAAATTGAAGGTTCAAAAGTAAAATCGCAAGATGTATGTTCTTCACCGGAAGGGACTAATATTTCGGTTAAAAATCTATTTTTTAACATTCCTGCCCGTCGAAACTTTCTAAAATCGGAGAAAGCAGAGACAAAACATATAGTTGATGAATTTTTAAGAATATCACTTGCTCATCCCGACATAAAATTCTCGCTGACACACAATGGTAATACTGTTTACAGTCTTGAAGCCGCTAAACTCAAAAAAAGGATTGATTCAATATTCGGATCAAAAACCAACGATAAATTCTTCCCTATCGAAGAAGATACAGAGATTGTATCATTAAGAGGTTATGTAGGTAAACCGGAATTCTCTAAACGAAGAAGAGGTGAACAATATTTTTTTGTAAACAACCGCTTTATCAAGAGTACTTATCTGAATCATGCAGTTAGTGCTGCTTTTGAAAGTCTTTTACCTCCTGACAGCTATCCGTCATATTTTATTTATCTGGATATTGATCCAAAGTCGATCGATATTAATATCCATCCGACAAAAACTGAAATAAAATTTGAGGATGAAAGAAGTATTTATGCTATTTTACGTTCTACCATAAAACATTCTTTAGGCCAATACAACATTTCACCTTCGCTTGATTTTTCGGTAGACGGCAACCTAGATGAGGAACTAATGAGGCCTTCCGATAATTTCTCACAACCTTCAATTGATGTTAACCCTGAATACAATCCTTTTAAGGAAGACAACAGTTATTCCGGTCAAAAGAATTACGGAGGAGGATCTGCATCATTCAAAAAAGCAGATACTTCGGGATGGGATGCCTTATACAGCGGATTAGAAAATCTGTCGCCGGATGACTCCTTTATAGTTAGTCCGACAAATTCAATCGACACCTCAAACATAACCTGGGATGAGGAAACTGAACAATCCGGTTTAGAAAATGACGACAGCTCTTTTGAACAGAAAAGTGACATCCACTTTCAGCTCCACAAAAAGTATATCCTGAGCCATGTACGATCAGGAATGCTGACAATTGATCAGAACAATGCACATGAACGAATCTTATACGATCAGTTTTACAACAACATAACGCATGATAATTTTGCAAGTCAACAACTTCTGTTTCCTATTGATATAGAAATGAACGAAGCCCAATGGGCGTTATTGCAACAGGTACTACCCGATCTGGAAAAAATAGGCTTTACATTTACAGGCTTTTCAACTAATATAGTTACCATAATTGGCATCCCTGCCGAATTTTCTGAGAACGACTCGAAAAACATGATTGAAAAAGTCTTAAACGATTTAGAATTTGCTGAAACAGATGTGATAGAAAACAAACTACACCTCCTGGCACTGTCGTTTGCTAAAACCAAAGCGGTGAAATATGGCGTTGCTCTACAGCAAAATCAAATGTCGGATATAGTAAATAAATTGTTCGCATGCGAAAATCCAAACTATAGTCCATCGGGAAAAATGATAACTAGCATAATTTCTCTCGAAGATATTGAAAAGAGATTTATATGA
- a CDS encoding metallophosphatase encodes MQNRRKFIKVAGAGSAFLASGVSTLSSCMSNDPVKITILHTNDTHSRFEPFPDDHPKYPGMGGMAKRAKIVEDIRNTDENVLLVDAGDIFQGTPYFNYYGGELNFKLMSMLKYDVATIGNHDLDNGIDGFAKHLKHANFPFVNCNYDFTNTVLEGKLEAYKTFMFSGIKVGVFGIGIELEGLVDPKNYNAIKYLDPIESANNYARILKEEEKCDLVIMLSHLGYKYRGDKVSDVVVAENTNNIDLIVGGHTHTFMKEPDVIKNKAGEDTIVSQAGFAGINIGRIDFYFDKNKKPGVALNKYLEVKSDSEEV; translated from the coding sequence ATGCAGAATAGAAGAAAATTTATAAAAGTTGCCGGAGCCGGGAGTGCTTTTTTAGCATCGGGAGTTTCTACATTGAGTTCCTGTATGTCGAATGACCCTGTTAAAATTACGATACTACATACAAATGATACTCACTCGAGGTTTGAACCTTTCCCCGATGATCACCCTAAGTATCCGGGTATGGGAGGAATGGCTAAAAGAGCTAAAATTGTTGAGGACATCAGGAATACTGATGAAAATGTTCTTCTTGTAGATGCCGGAGATATTTTTCAGGGAACACCTTATTTTAACTATTATGGTGGAGAGCTTAATTTTAAGCTGATGAGCATGCTGAAATACGATGTGGCTACAATTGGGAATCACGATCTCGACAATGGGATAGATGGATTTGCCAAACACCTAAAGCATGCTAATTTCCCTTTTGTAAACTGCAACTATGATTTTACAAACACAGTTTTAGAAGGAAAATTAGAAGCGTATAAAACATTCATGTTCTCGGGTATAAAAGTTGGGGTATTTGGTATAGGGATAGAGCTGGAGGGCTTGGTTGATCCTAAAAATTATAACGCAATAAAGTATCTCGACCCGATAGAATCGGCCAATAATTATGCAAGGATTCTTAAAGAAGAAGAAAAATGCGATTTGGTAATAATGCTTTCGCATTTGGGATATAAATACAGAGGTGATAAAGTTTCGGATGTGGTTGTGGCAGAAAACACCAATAATATTGATTTGATTGTTGGGGGTCATACACACACATTTATGAAGGAACCCGATGTAATTAAAAACAAAGCCGGAGAAGATACAATAGTGAGTCAGGCAGGTTTTGCAGGCATCAATATAGGGAGAATAGATTTCTACTTTGATAAAAACAAAAAACCCGGGGTAGCTTTGAATAAATATCTGGAAGTTAAGAGTGATTCTGAAGAAGTCTAA